GATCGTCCGGGCCGATGCTCCGGATGATCGGCTCGCCATGCGGGATTGGACGTGTCGATGACCTTTTCCCCAGACAGATGGCATATCCAGACAGCCGACGGTGTGGAGTCCGGGCGCCGCCGTGAATCCGCAACCTTGCAAAATGGGCTCGATATTCTTGAGCTTGTTGCGGATGGATCCATGTCTCTGGCCGAGTTGGTGCAGCGAACGGATCTGCCGAGGGCGACGGTTCGCAGGCTGTCACTGGCGTTACTGAGCCGGAATCTGTTGGTGGCGGACGCAACCGGTCGATTTCGGCCTGGCCCGAAGCTCCTGCTTCTGGGGGAGAGCGCTAAATCGCAGATCGATCTGATGAGGGTGGCGCGTCCCTGCCTGCAGGCCCTGACGACACTGACCGGCCATTCCACGTTTCTCGGTAGGCGCGACGGCGATTATTGCGTTCATATGCATCGCAGCACGGGACGCGAGCGGGTGACGGTGATGACTGGCCCCGGCACACGCCGCCCGCTTGCGGAAACCAGTCTCGGCAGAGCCCTGCTGATAGACGATAATCCTGGAGCGGTGGATAG
This DNA window, taken from Sphingomonas sp. AP4-R1, encodes the following:
- a CDS encoding IclR family transcriptional regulator, with translation MTFSPDRWHIQTADGVESGRRRESATLQNGLDILELVADGSMSLAELVQRTDLPRATVRRLSLALLSRNLLVADATGRFRPGPKLLLLGESAKSQIDLMRVARPCLQALTTLTGHSTFLGRRDGDYCVHMHRSTGRERVTVMTGPGTRRPLAETSLGRALLIDDNPGAVDRALALANPDYMPAAARDDMQTSAGRGVILSQGPGPHFVNGIASPVRDASGAIVAAISVASAASYLPLDRMRLLAPVVRQAAAEISGMLGHALGAR